One part of the Ralstonia pickettii genome encodes these proteins:
- the glmS gene encoding glutamine--fructose-6-phosphate transaminase (isomerizing) — MCGIVGAVSTRNIVPVLIEGLRRLEYRGYDSCGVAIQRDGQLERARTVSRVADLDAQAQTSHLDGAIGIAHTRWATHGRPDTVNAHPHFSGDTIALVHNGIIENYEALREELKAVGYGFESQTDTEVVAHLIHQAYTYPSSKTRGDLFASVRASVKRLHGAYAIAVFARDNPDVVVGARAGSPLVVAIGENESFLASDALAVAGTASRMAYLEEGDVVELTREGFTVADANDKIVEREVKEVGTYAAAVELGPFRHFMQKEIFEQPRALGDTLEGVQGFAPDLFGPEAAQVLPKVDSVLILACGTSFYSGCTAKYWLESIAKIPTQVEVASEYRYRETVPNPNALVVVISQSGETADTLAALRHARELGHTHTLAICNVATSAMVRETQLKFLTRAGTEIGVASTKAFTTQLAALYMLALTFAKLRGHLNAEQEEDALRHLRHLPSALNAVLALEPQIIAWSDEFARRENALFLGRGLHYPIALEGALKLKEISYIHAEAYPAGELKHGPLALVTEQMPVVTVAPNDALLEKLKSNIQEVRARGGKLYVFADADTHIQSSDGIQVIRMPEHYGQLSPILHVVPLQLLAYHTALARGTDVDKPRNLAKSVTVE, encoded by the coding sequence ATGTGCGGTATCGTTGGCGCGGTTTCCACGCGCAATATCGTTCCCGTCCTGATCGAAGGCCTGCGCCGTCTGGAATACCGCGGCTATGACTCGTGCGGCGTCGCCATTCAGCGCGATGGCCAGCTCGAGCGCGCGCGCACCGTGTCGCGCGTGGCCGATCTCGATGCCCAGGCACAGACCAGCCACCTGGACGGCGCCATCGGCATCGCGCACACGCGCTGGGCCACGCATGGCCGGCCGGATACCGTCAACGCGCACCCGCATTTCTCGGGCGACACCATCGCCCTGGTGCACAACGGCATCATCGAAAACTACGAAGCGCTGCGTGAAGAACTGAAGGCCGTCGGTTACGGCTTTGAATCGCAGACGGACACCGAAGTCGTCGCGCACCTGATCCACCAGGCCTACACGTACCCGAGCAGCAAGACGCGCGGCGACCTGTTCGCCTCGGTGCGTGCGTCGGTCAAGCGCCTGCACGGCGCTTATGCGATCGCCGTGTTTGCACGCGACAACCCCGACGTGGTGGTGGGTGCGCGCGCCGGCTCCCCGCTGGTGGTGGCGATTGGCGAGAACGAATCGTTCCTCGCATCCGACGCGCTGGCCGTGGCCGGTACCGCCAGCCGCATGGCCTACCTGGAAGAAGGCGACGTGGTGGAACTCACCCGCGAAGGCTTCACCGTGGCCGATGCAAACGACAAGATCGTCGAGCGCGAAGTGAAGGAAGTCGGCACCTACGCCGCCGCCGTGGAACTCGGCCCCTTCCGCCACTTCATGCAGAAGGAAATCTTCGAGCAGCCGCGCGCCCTGGGCGACACGCTCGAAGGCGTGCAAGGCTTTGCGCCGGACCTGTTCGGCCCCGAAGCAGCCCAGGTGCTGCCCAAGGTCGACAGCGTGCTGATCCTGGCGTGCGGCACGAGCTTCTACTCGGGCTGCACGGCCAAGTACTGGCTTGAATCGATCGCCAAGATCCCGACGCAGGTGGAAGTCGCCAGCGAATACCGCTACCGCGAAACGGTGCCCAACCCGAACGCGCTGGTCGTCGTGATCTCGCAATCGGGCGAAACCGCCGACACGCTGGCCGCACTGCGCCACGCACGCGAACTCGGCCACACGCATACGCTCGCCATCTGCAACGTGGCGACCAGCGCCATGGTGCGCGAGACGCAGCTCAAGTTCCTCACGCGCGCCGGCACCGAGATCGGCGTGGCGTCCACCAAGGCATTCACCACGCAGCTGGCCGCGCTTTACATGCTGGCGCTCACGTTCGCCAAGCTGCGCGGCCATCTGAACGCCGAACAGGAAGAAGATGCGCTGCGCCATCTGCGCCACCTGCCGTCGGCGCTGAACGCGGTGCTGGCCCTGGAGCCGCAGATCATCGCGTGGTCGGACGAGTTTGCCCGTCGCGAAAACGCGCTGTTCCTCGGTCGCGGTCTGCATTACCCGATCGCCCTGGAAGGCGCGCTCAAGCTCAAGGAAATCTCGTACATCCACGCCGAGGCCTACCCGGCCGGCGAACTCAAGCACGGTCCGCTGGCGCTGGTGACCGAGCAGATGCCGGTCGTGACCGTCGCCCCGAACGACGCGCTGCTTGAAAAGCTCAAGTCGAACATCCAGGAAGTGCGCGCGCGCGGCGGCAAGCTGTACGTGTTTGCCGACGCCGATACGCACATCCAGTCGAGCGACGGCATCCAGGTGATCCGCATGCCCGAGCACTACGGCCAGCTCTCGCCGATCCTGCACGTGGTGCCGCTGCAGCTGCTGGCGTATCACACGGCACTGGCGCGCGGCACTGACGTCGACAAGCCGCGCAACCTGGCGAAATCGGTGACTGTTGAATAA
- a CDS encoding aromatic-ring hydroxylase C-terminal domain-containing protein — translation MNYAGGSWGWSPRSTFATTSVKDTRCSAAASPISTWPPPWANRVRRADARYAGTRALPVVGAVPAPSAVLVRLDGHVAWVGDGPTEGLQAALLRWFGSATA, via the coding sequence ATGAACTACGCAGGCGGCTCGTGGGGATGGTCTCCGCGCTCGACGTTCGCTACGACTTCGGTGAAGGACACCCGCTGCTCGGCCGCCGCATCCCCGATCTCGACCTGGCCCCCGCCATGGGCCAATCGCGTGCGGCGGGCCGACGCCCGCTATGCAGGAACGCGCGCGCTGCCGGTGGTTGGCGCGGTGCCCGCGCCATCCGCAGTGCTGGTGCGGCTCGACGGCCACGTGGCGTGGGTTGGTGACGGACCGACCGAGGGGCTGCAGGCGGCGTTGCTGCGGTGGTTCGGCTCGGCGACGGCCTGA
- a CDS encoding patatin-like phospholipase family protein, with product MDRVERTAFVFAGGGSLGAIEAGMLRELVASGVVPDMVVGASAGAINAAFFACNPHAAGTAQLEALWRGVRRADVMPWSWRAMFSMLGILGGRREHLVDASGLQRLLTRHFAQTLLEAATLPLHVVATDMRTGAEVVLSSGAIVPAVLASAAIPGVFPPVRIGDRLLIDGGVANNTPISAAIRLGATRVVVLPAGFACADRRAPRSAIEHALNALSLLVARQLVQDLERWAGQVPIAVVPPLCPLDVSPYDYARCGELIDRAAAATAAWLAADGLAGTGIPGALRAHDHNEDHPNCSADLHGMPTA from the coding sequence ATGGACAGAGTGGAACGAACGGCGTTTGTCTTTGCCGGTGGCGGCAGCCTCGGCGCTATCGAGGCCGGCATGCTGCGCGAGCTGGTGGCGTCCGGCGTGGTGCCCGACATGGTGGTGGGCGCTTCGGCCGGCGCCATCAACGCTGCCTTTTTTGCGTGCAATCCGCACGCGGCCGGCACCGCGCAGCTCGAGGCGCTGTGGCGCGGCGTGCGGCGCGCCGACGTGATGCCGTGGTCCTGGCGGGCAATGTTCAGCATGCTGGGCATCCTGGGCGGGCGACGCGAACACCTCGTCGATGCATCCGGCCTGCAGCGCCTGCTGACGCGGCATTTCGCGCAGACCCTGCTGGAGGCGGCCACGCTGCCCCTGCACGTTGTGGCCACCGACATGCGCACCGGCGCCGAGGTGGTGCTGTCGTCTGGCGCCATCGTGCCGGCCGTGCTGGCCAGCGCTGCCATTCCCGGCGTGTTTCCGCCGGTGCGCATTGGTGATCGCCTGTTGATCGACGGCGGCGTTGCCAACAACACGCCGATCTCTGCGGCCATCCGGCTGGGCGCCACACGCGTCGTCGTGTTGCCGGCCGGGTTTGCGTGTGCCGACCGTCGTGCCCCGCGCAGCGCCATCGAGCACGCGCTGAACGCCTTGTCACTGCTGGTCGCGCGCCAGCTTGTGCAAGACCTGGAGCGCTGGGCTGGGCAGGTGCCCATTGCCGTCGTGCCGCCGCTGTGCCCGCTGGACGTGTCGCCCTACGACTACGCCCGCTGCGGCGAACTGATCGACCGCGCTGCTGCGGCCACGGCGGCATGGCTCGCAGCCGATGGTCTGGCGGGCACCGGCATCCCGGGCGCGCTGCGTGCGCACGACCACAACGAAGATCACCCGAACTGCAGCGCAGACCTCCACGGCATGCCCACGGCTTGA
- a CDS encoding zinc-binding alcohol dehydrogenase family protein: protein MKAVAYYQSLPIDRPEALVDLTLPEPTPGPRDLLVEVRAISVNPVDVKVRLGMPPVDGQPRVLGWDAAGVVRAVGAEVSLFKPGDAVWYAGALQRPGTNSELHVVDERVVGAMPATLGFAQAAALPLTAITAWELLFDRLQVPESAAPSGKTLLIVGAAGGVGSVLVQLARRLTGLTVIGTASRPETAAWVRELGAHHMINHAQPLAAELHRIGVPTVDYVASLNQTEHHFEQIVEALKPQGRLALIDDPAQLDVRKLKAKSLSLHWEFMYTRSMFGTDDQIEQHRLLNRVAALIDEGTLRSTMNEHFGTINAANLKRAHAFIESNQARGKIVLEGF, encoded by the coding sequence ATGAAAGCCGTTGCCTACTACCAAAGTCTGCCCATCGACCGCCCCGAGGCGCTCGTCGACCTGACCCTGCCCGAACCCACGCCAGGCCCGCGCGATCTGCTTGTGGAAGTGCGCGCCATCTCCGTCAACCCGGTGGATGTGAAGGTGCGCCTCGGCATGCCGCCGGTGGATGGTCAGCCCCGCGTGCTGGGCTGGGATGCTGCGGGCGTGGTGCGCGCCGTCGGCGCCGAGGTGTCGCTCTTCAAGCCGGGTGATGCGGTCTGGTATGCCGGTGCCCTGCAGCGCCCGGGCACCAACAGCGAGCTGCATGTCGTGGACGAACGCGTGGTCGGCGCGATGCCCGCCACGCTCGGGTTTGCGCAGGCAGCCGCGTTGCCGCTCACCGCCATCACCGCCTGGGAATTGCTCTTCGACCGGCTGCAGGTGCCGGAGTCTGCTGCGCCCAGCGGCAAGACGTTGTTGATCGTCGGTGCGGCGGGCGGTGTGGGGTCGGTGCTCGTGCAGCTCGCGCGCCGGTTGACCGGCCTGACCGTGATCGGCACCGCCTCGCGCCCGGAAACGGCCGCCTGGGTGCGCGAGCTGGGCGCCCACCATATGATCAACCACGCGCAGCCGCTGGCCGCGGAACTGCATCGCATTGGTGTGCCGACGGTGGACTACGTCGCCAGCCTGAACCAGACCGAGCACCACTTCGAGCAGATCGTCGAGGCGCTCAAGCCGCAAGGTCGTCTTGCGTTGATCGACGACCCCGCGCAGCTTGATGTGCGCAAGCTCAAGGCGAAGAGCCTGTCGCTGCACTGGGAGTTCATGTACACGCGCTCCATGTTCGGCACGGACGACCAGATCGAGCAGCACCGCCTGCTCAATCGCGTAGCCGCGCTCATCGACGAAGGCACGTTGCGCTCCACCATGAACGAGCACTTCGGCACCATCAATGCCGCCAACCTCAAGCGCGCACACGCCTTTATTGAAAGCAATCAGGCGCGCGGCAAGATCGTGCTGGAAGGGTTTTGA
- a CDS encoding LysR family transcriptional regulator — MIRFDDLTILVLAVDNGSLSAAARVLNIAPAAASAAVKRLEAELGVRLLARSTRSLALTHEGERYLQHARRALADLQAGQDALALGRQAIGGDVSLSIPSDLGRNVLTGWLDDFLAEHPAVALQVRIGDRLVDMFRQRVDAAVRYGEPEDSSLVALPLAPDNRRVLCAAPAYFARHGVPKTPDDLRRHNCLLLALSDTTHDQWTFHGASDDSQEHVVRVTGNRIADDGELVRRWAVAGHGIAYKSRLDVLADLRAGRLQPALTDWRGEAAPLHLICTHRLALSPTLMRLRDFLQERIAGYLADA, encoded by the coding sequence ATGATCCGCTTCGACGACCTCACCATCCTCGTGCTGGCCGTGGATAACGGCAGCCTGTCGGCGGCCGCACGCGTGTTGAACATTGCACCCGCGGCAGCAAGTGCAGCCGTCAAGCGGTTGGAGGCGGAACTCGGCGTGCGGCTGCTGGCGCGCTCCACGCGCAGCCTGGCGCTCACGCACGAAGGCGAGCGCTATCTGCAACACGCACGCCGTGCGCTGGCCGATCTGCAGGCCGGGCAGGATGCGCTCGCCCTTGGACGCCAAGCCATCGGCGGCGATGTGTCGCTGTCGATCCCGTCAGACCTCGGGCGCAACGTGCTCACTGGCTGGCTCGACGACTTCCTCGCCGAGCACCCAGCGGTGGCGCTTCAGGTGCGCATCGGCGACCGGCTGGTCGACATGTTCCGGCAGCGCGTCGATGCCGCGGTGCGCTATGGCGAGCCGGAGGATTCGTCCCTCGTGGCGCTGCCGCTGGCGCCGGACAACCGCCGCGTGCTGTGCGCGGCGCCGGCCTACTTTGCGCGGCACGGCGTGCCCAAGACCCCCGACGATCTGCGTCGGCACAACTGCCTGTTGCTGGCCCTGTCCGACACCACGCACGACCAGTGGACCTTTCACGGCGCGAGCGACGACAGTCAGGAGCACGTTGTGCGTGTCACCGGCAACCGCATTGCCGACGACGGCGAACTCGTGCGCCGCTGGGCCGTTGCGGGGCATGGCATCGCTTACAAGTCGCGGCTGGATGTACTGGCCGATCTGCGCGCCGGCCGTCTGCAACCCGCGCTGACCGACTGGCGCGGCGAGGCGGCGCCGCTGCATTTGATCTGCACGCACCGCCTCGCGCTGTCGCCCACGCTGATGCGGCTGCGCGACTTCCTGCAAGAGCGCATCGCCGGTTATCTGGCCGACGCCTGA
- a CDS encoding thiamine pyrophosphate-requiring protein, with translation MQATVSDFLVARLSEWGVRRIFGYPGDGINGMFGALQRAGGKIEFVQVRHEEMAAFMASAHAKFTGELGVCMATSGPGAAHLITGLYDARLDHMPVLAITGQQARTAVGGHYQQEVDLAAMFRDVAGAFVHQASMPAQVRHLLDRAVRIAIGQRRVTALVLPNDLQEMPYTEPPRAHGTVHSGVGYSAPSVIPQAADLERAADILNSGRRVAMLVGAGALGASAEVAAVAETLGAGVAKALLGKAVLPDDLPYVTGAIGLLGTEPSWELMNHCDTLLMVGSGFPYAEFLPKEGQARGVQIDLDPGMLGLRYPMEVNLVGDSAQTLRALLPLLQRKTDPYWPDRIARWNERWWKTLEDRALQPAYPVNPQHVFWELSPKLPDNVIVTSDSGTCANWYARDLKFKPGMMGSLSGGLASMGAAVPYAIAAKFAHPERPVIALVGDGAMQMNNMAELITVSKYWKRWKSSKWICMVLNNQDLNEVTWEQRVMEGDPKFSAAQDIPNVPYHRFAELIGLKGIYVDNPDQLAGAWDEALNADRPVVLEVKTDPNVPPLPPHVTLQQARNFATALAYGDPDASGVLRGTARQVLSALFPVHRE, from the coding sequence ATGCAAGCCACCGTCAGCGACTTCCTCGTCGCCCGCCTGTCCGAGTGGGGCGTGCGGCGCATCTTTGGTTACCCCGGCGACGGCATCAACGGCATGTTCGGGGCCCTACAGCGCGCCGGCGGCAAGATCGAGTTCGTGCAGGTGCGGCATGAAGAGATGGCGGCCTTCATGGCATCGGCGCACGCCAAGTTCACGGGTGAGCTTGGCGTGTGCATGGCAACGTCCGGGCCGGGTGCTGCGCACCTCATCACGGGGCTGTACGACGCTCGGCTCGACCACATGCCGGTGCTGGCGATTACCGGGCAGCAGGCGCGCACCGCAGTCGGCGGGCACTACCAGCAGGAGGTGGATCTGGCGGCGATGTTCCGCGACGTGGCCGGCGCGTTTGTCCACCAGGCCAGCATGCCGGCGCAGGTGCGGCACCTGCTGGATCGCGCGGTACGCATCGCCATCGGGCAACGCCGGGTGACGGCGCTCGTGCTGCCAAACGATCTGCAGGAAATGCCCTACACCGAACCGCCGCGTGCGCATGGCACGGTGCACTCGGGCGTGGGCTACAGCGCACCGAGCGTGATCCCGCAAGCCGCCGACCTGGAACGCGCAGCGGACATCCTCAACAGCGGCCGCCGGGTGGCGATGCTCGTGGGCGCGGGCGCACTCGGAGCCAGCGCGGAAGTGGCGGCCGTGGCGGAAACGCTGGGGGCGGGCGTGGCCAAGGCGCTGCTCGGCAAGGCCGTGTTGCCCGACGACCTGCCTTATGTGACAGGCGCCATCGGCCTGCTCGGCACCGAGCCGAGCTGGGAGCTGATGAACCATTGCGATACGCTGCTGATGGTCGGCTCCGGTTTCCCCTATGCGGAATTCCTGCCCAAGGAAGGCCAGGCGCGCGGTGTGCAGATCGACCTGGACCCCGGCATGCTGGGGCTGCGCTATCCGATGGAGGTCAACCTCGTGGGCGACAGCGCGCAGACGCTGCGTGCACTGCTGCCGCTGCTCCAGCGCAAGACCGATCCCTATTGGCCCGACCGCATTGCACGCTGGAATGAAAGATGGTGGAAGACGCTGGAAGACCGCGCATTGCAACCGGCCTATCCCGTCAACCCGCAGCACGTCTTCTGGGAGCTGTCACCGAAGCTGCCGGACAACGTGATCGTCACGAGCGACTCCGGCACCTGCGCCAACTGGTATGCGCGCGATCTCAAGTTCAAGCCCGGCATGATGGGCTCGCTCTCGGGCGGGCTGGCATCGATGGGGGCGGCGGTGCCGTATGCGATTGCCGCCAAGTTTGCGCATCCCGAGCGCCCTGTCATCGCACTGGTGGGCGACGGCGCCATGCAGATGAACAACATGGCCGAACTCATCACCGTGTCGAAATACTGGAAGCGCTGGAAGTCTTCCAAGTGGATCTGCATGGTGCTCAACAATCAGGATCTGAACGAAGTCACCTGGGAGCAGCGCGTGATGGAAGGCGACCCGAAATTCTCGGCGGCACAAGACATCCCGAACGTGCCGTATCACCGCTTTGCCGAGTTGATCGGGCTGAAGGGCATCTACGTGGACAACCCCGACCAGCTGGCCGGTGCGTGGGACGAAGCGCTCAACGCCGACCGGCCCGTGGTGCTGGAAGTGAAGACCGATCCCAATGTGCCGCCGCTGCCGCCCCACGTCACGCTGCAGCAGGCACGCAACTTTGCGACGGCACTGGCGTATGGCGACCCGGATGCGAGCGGTGTGCTGCGCGGGACGGCACGGCAGGTGCTGTCGGCGCTGTTTCCGGTGCATAGGGAATAG
- a CDS encoding hemerythrin domain-containing protein → MNKAEIPVAQRAVLSMLLDDHREVKKLFKTFQQEKDEAAREQIVRDACEKLTVHTQLEEEVFYPYVRDNGGEAFKDLVDEAVVEHATAKDLIQQLNGMHAGDDLFAAKFTVLAEYVSHHVEEEETELFPKLVRQHVDLTPLQETMAARKEALLAETAS, encoded by the coding sequence ATGAACAAAGCTGAAATCCCTGTGGCGCAACGCGCCGTGCTGTCGATGCTGCTGGACGATCACCGCGAGGTGAAAAAACTGTTCAAGACGTTCCAGCAGGAGAAAGACGAAGCGGCCCGCGAGCAAATCGTGCGCGACGCGTGTGAAAAGTTGACCGTGCACACGCAGCTCGAAGAAGAGGTGTTCTACCCGTACGTACGCGACAACGGCGGCGAAGCGTTCAAGGACCTCGTCGACGAAGCCGTGGTGGAGCACGCCACCGCAAAGGATCTGATCCAGCAGTTGAACGGCATGCACGCGGGCGACGATCTGTTCGCGGCCAAGTTCACCGTGCTGGCCGAGTACGTCTCCCACCACGTCGAAGAGGAAGAGACTGAACTCTTTCCCAAGCTGGTCCGACAGCATGTCGACCTGACACCGCTGCAGGAGACTATGGCCGCGCGCAAGGAAGCGCTGCTGGCCGAGACGGCGAGCTGA
- a CDS encoding PRC-barrel domain-containing protein, producing MQTTTTGTALGTGTGTGVGTTAGVRMRIIGRADSDSAGPGPELMAADTLEGDRVVNLNGEDLGKITDIMLDVQRGRVAYAVMSVGGFLGIGDKLFAVPWSAMSLDVDRKCFVLDANKDRLEAAPGFDKDSWPTMADPTWAQSVHEYYGSRPYWEEY from the coding sequence ATGCAAACCACGACAACCGGCACCGCGCTGGGCACCGGTACTGGCACCGGTGTAGGAACCACCGCCGGTGTACGCATGCGCATCATCGGGCGTGCCGACTCCGATTCGGCGGGTCCGGGCCCGGAACTGATGGCCGCGGATACGCTGGAGGGCGATCGCGTCGTCAACCTCAATGGAGAAGACCTCGGCAAGATCACCGACATCATGCTCGACGTGCAACGCGGCCGGGTCGCCTATGCGGTGATGTCGGTGGGCGGCTTCCTGGGCATTGGCGACAAGCTCTTTGCCGTGCCGTGGAGTGCCATGTCGCTCGACGTTGACCGCAAGTGCTTCGTGCTCGATGCCAACAAGGATCGCCTGGAAGCCGCTCCGGGTTTCGACAAGGACAGCTGGCCCACGATGGCCGATCCGACCTGGGCGCAGTCCGTGCATGAATACTACGGCTCGCGTCCGTACTGGGAAGAGTATTGA
- a CDS encoding glyoxalase superfamily protein — MAVRRIVPNLHAADPARARAFYAELLDLEAVMDHGWIVTFADTAATMTPQVSIASEGGNGTPVPALSVEVDDVDAVHTRAVSLGLEIVYPLVDEPWGVRRFYVRDPFGNVVNILAHR, encoded by the coding sequence ATGGCTGTCCGACGCATCGTCCCCAATCTGCATGCTGCCGATCCGGCACGTGCCCGCGCGTTCTATGCCGAACTGCTCGACCTGGAAGCGGTGATGGACCACGGCTGGATCGTCACCTTTGCCGACACGGCCGCCACCATGACGCCGCAAGTCAGCATTGCCAGCGAAGGTGGAAACGGCACACCGGTGCCGGCGCTGTCGGTGGAGGTGGACGATGTGGATGCGGTGCATACGCGTGCCGTGTCGCTGGGCCTGGAAATCGTCTACCCGCTCGTCGATGAGCCGTGGGGCGTGCGCCGCTTTTACGTGCGTGATCCGTTCGGCAATGTCGTGAACATCCTGGCGCACCGGTAA
- a CDS encoding aminotransferase-like domain-containing protein: protein MEFLQSLLAPRLQNVETSAIRELFKVLGKPGLISFAGGFPDSALFDVEGLKAAADSALTTDAARALQYGATEGFEPLREAIVTLMKARGANVANTDILVTTGSQQGLDLLGKVLIGEGDTVLTEAPTFLAAIQAFKLYGAKVAGVPTDGDGLDVDALEKVLAGGGATARPKFLYVIPNFGNPSGALMSLERRKRLLDVAVRHNLLIVEDDPYGDLYFDAPPPPSLYALSQQTDGAQGRVIYLGSLSKVVAPGLRVGWMIASQPVLGNAVMVKQFADAHTSTFAQATAAAYLRSNRLDTVLPRTRAAYAERAHAMANGLRALLPDTELTFNRPRGGMFLWCTLPGRNAGDVAKMAIERGVAFVPGAAFYPVDPDRSTLRLSYATSSLAQVEEGVRKLAHAIGEFKLG, encoded by the coding sequence ATGGAATTCCTGCAATCGCTGCTGGCACCCCGCCTGCAAAACGTTGAAACCTCCGCCATCCGCGAGCTGTTCAAGGTGCTCGGCAAGCCGGGCCTGATCTCGTTTGCGGGCGGCTTTCCTGACTCGGCCCTGTTTGACGTGGAAGGCCTGAAGGCCGCGGCCGACAGCGCGCTCACCACCGACGCCGCCCGCGCGCTGCAATACGGCGCCACCGAAGGCTTCGAGCCGCTGCGCGAGGCCATCGTCACGCTGATGAAGGCGCGCGGCGCTAACGTCGCCAACACCGACATCCTCGTCACCACCGGGTCGCAGCAAGGGCTGGATCTGCTGGGCAAGGTGCTGATCGGTGAAGGCGACACAGTGCTGACCGAAGCGCCCACCTTCCTCGCCGCCATCCAGGCGTTCAAGCTGTACGGCGCCAAGGTGGCCGGCGTACCGACCGACGGCGACGGCCTGGATGTCGACGCGCTGGAAAAGGTGCTCGCCGGTGGTGGTGCCACCGCGCGCCCCAAATTCCTCTACGTGATTCCCAACTTCGGCAACCCGAGCGGCGCGCTGATGAGCCTGGAGCGCCGCAAGCGCCTGTTGGACGTGGCCGTGCGCCACAACCTGCTGATCGTGGAAGACGACCCGTACGGCGATCTGTATTTCGATGCACCCCCGCCGCCCTCGCTGTACGCGCTGTCGCAGCAGACCGACGGCGCCCAAGGGCGTGTGATCTACCTGGGCAGCCTGTCGAAGGTGGTGGCGCCGGGGCTGCGCGTGGGCTGGATGATCGCCTCGCAGCCGGTGCTGGGCAACGCGGTGATGGTCAAGCAGTTTGCCGACGCGCACACCTCCACGTTTGCGCAGGCCACGGCCGCTGCCTACCTGCGCAGCAATCGCCTGGACACCGTGCTGCCGCGCACGCGTGCCGCCTATGCCGAACGCGCCCACGCCATGGCCAACGGCCTGCGTGCGCTGCTGCCCGACACCGAACTGACCTTCAACCGCCCGCGCGGCGGCATGTTCCTGTGGTGCACCTTGCCGGGCCGCAATGCCGGCGATGTAGCCAAGATGGCCATCGAACGCGGTGTGGCGTTCGTGCCGGGTGCGGCGTTCTACCCCGTAGACCCGGATCGCTCGACGCTGCGTCTGTCATACGCGACCTCGTCGCTGGCGCAGGTGGAAGAGGGTGTGCGCAAGCTTGCGCACGCCATCGGCGAGTTCAAGCTGGGCTGA
- a CDS encoding helix-turn-helix domain-containing protein: protein MAQAHTDAQQDPALLRRLLRAKDRMDAASHEAWPVKRLAEVSGVSAAHFARSFKQAFGIPPHRYLLTRRIEQATTLLRDTDLPIIEIAYATGWESLGTFGRIFRDITGQSPSALRRHAQATASLQQLDRVPACVLKAAQRPDLVTAVSEKRRQLAAGTNPSPTNNEEQ, encoded by the coding sequence GTGGCACAGGCACACACCGACGCGCAGCAAGACCCCGCGCTGCTGCGCCGCCTGTTGCGCGCCAAAGACCGCATGGACGCCGCCTCGCACGAGGCGTGGCCCGTCAAGCGGCTGGCCGAGGTGAGCGGCGTGTCGGCGGCGCATTTTGCGCGTTCGTTCAAGCAGGCCTTCGGCATTCCGCCGCACCGCTACCTGCTCACGCGCCGTATCGAGCAGGCCACCACGCTGCTGCGCGACACCGATCTGCCCATCATTGAAATCGCCTACGCCACGGGGTGGGAAAGCCTCGGCACCTTCGGCCGCATCTTCCGCGACATCACCGGGCAGAGCCCGAGCGCGCTGCGCCGCCACGCACAGGCAACCGCGTCGCTGCAACAACTCGACCGCGTGCCCGCCTGTGTGCTGAAGGCGGCGCAGCGGCCCGACCTCGTCACAGCAGTTTCGGAGAAGCGCCGCCAACTGGCGGCGGGTACAAATCCGTCACCCACCAACAACGAGGAGCAGTGA
- a CDS encoding VOC family protein, with amino-acid sequence MSQGINVVGLYVDDQDAALAFYVDKLGFRVHTDVRNGPYRWLTVQHPEQPSFQLGLFQPGPPIHDEATAQTLRAMVAKGAMPPLVLTVADCRAAYAQLRERGVEFTQEPIDRFGSVDAGFRDPAGNGWKMIQAAGGAQ; translated from the coding sequence ATGAGCCAAGGGATCAATGTCGTCGGGCTGTATGTGGACGATCAGGACGCGGCGCTGGCGTTCTATGTCGACAAGCTGGGGTTTCGCGTGCACACCGATGTGCGCAACGGCCCGTACCGGTGGCTGACGGTGCAGCATCCGGAGCAACCGTCGTTTCAGCTGGGCCTGTTCCAGCCCGGTCCGCCCATCCACGACGAGGCTACGGCGCAGACGCTGCGTGCCATGGTGGCCAAGGGCGCGATGCCGCCGCTGGTGCTGACCGTCGCCGATTGCCGCGCCGCCTACGCGCAATTGCGCGAGCGCGGCGTCGAATTCACGCAGGAGCCGATCGACCGCTTCGGCAGCGTCGACGCCGGCTTTCGTGACCCGGCCGGCAACGGCTGGAAGATGATCCAGGCCGCCGGAGGTGCACAGTGA